The following are from one region of the Candidatus Binataceae bacterium genome:
- a CDS encoding tetratricopeptide repeat protein: MPSSSQHKLTRKELKQPDEFESLLDNIGTFVVENLQQVLVSLGVVAAVGAIALGVYYYEAHRDAVAGEQFYTALDRLKSKNYKDAEAGFSKLADQEPGRQLGKLARFYLANAYLEDNNLPQARDTFAQFVSEDHDPLYMNLALTNLGVIYERMGDYKKAASAYGQAASVPGPEQMRAEISVARVLAKAGDKQGAIAAYRGFLAAHPYAQQRQDVQESLAELGATDTASASSASTIPATSIKSGAFTATPH; this comes from the coding sequence CCGTCATCCAGTCAACATAAACTCACCCGCAAGGAACTGAAGCAGCCCGACGAGTTCGAGTCGCTGCTCGACAATATCGGCACCTTCGTCGTGGAAAATCTCCAGCAGGTGCTGGTTTCGCTCGGCGTGGTGGCCGCCGTCGGCGCGATCGCGCTCGGGGTTTATTACTACGAGGCGCATCGCGACGCCGTCGCCGGCGAGCAATTCTACACCGCCCTCGATCGGCTCAAGTCGAAGAACTACAAGGATGCCGAGGCGGGCTTCTCCAAGCTCGCCGACCAGGAGCCGGGCCGCCAGCTCGGCAAGCTCGCGCGCTTCTATCTCGCCAACGCCTACCTCGAAGATAACAATCTGCCACAAGCGCGTGACACGTTCGCCCAGTTCGTCAGCGAGGATCACGATCCGCTCTACATGAACCTCGCGCTGACCAATCTCGGCGTCATCTACGAGCGAATGGGCGATTACAAAAAGGCCGCGAGCGCCTACGGCCAGGCCGCCAGCGTTCCCGGACCCGAGCAGATGCGCGCCGAGATCAGCGTCGCGCGAGTGCTGGCGAAAGCCGGCGATAAGCAGGGCGCGATCGCCGCCTACCGAGGCTTCCTCGCTGCGCATCCATACGCCCAGCAACGCCAGGACGTCCAGGAATCGCTGGCAGAACTCGGCGCGACGGACACCGCGTCGGCATCATCAGCCTCAACCATCCCTGCGACATCGATCAAATCCGGCGCCTTCACCGCCACCCCGCACTAA